In a genomic window of Myxococcales bacterium:
- a CDS encoding UDP-glucose/GDP-mannose dehydrogenase family protein: MNVAVIGTGYVGLVTGACFSEFGVQVTCVDKDAEKIASLIRGEMPIYEPGLEELVGRNVREGRLAFSSDTPEAIRNALVIFIAVGTPAAEDGSTDLRFIEAVAREIGQCIDGYKVIVTKSTVPVGTAKKVRNWIQDELDAKGSNANFSVASNPEFLREGAAISDFMRPDRVVIGTDEGDEQALAIIRDLYRPLFINETPFVISNVATAELAKYAANAFLATKISFINEISILCERVGGDVQGVARAMGLDKRIGSKFLHAGPGYGGSCFPKDTLSAAHFARDLGMNFEIVEAAIRANDRQRDHATQKVRQVLGENCAGKSIALLGLSFKPETDDVRDSPAIYIARSLINEGVVVRAFDPQAMVEAGKALPELVLCKDAYEACQGADALVIVTEWNQFRMLDLTRIKSLLNKPNMVDLRNIYRADAMQAEGFNYVSVGR; this comes from the coding sequence ATGAACGTGGCAGTAATCGGCACCGGGTATGTGGGGCTCGTGACAGGTGCGTGCTTTTCCGAGTTTGGCGTGCAAGTGACGTGCGTCGACAAGGATGCCGAGAAAATCGCTTCCCTGATCCGGGGAGAGATGCCCATCTACGAGCCGGGTCTCGAAGAACTCGTGGGCCGAAATGTTCGCGAGGGCCGCCTGGCTTTTTCCTCTGATACGCCGGAGGCGATCCGCAACGCGCTCGTAATTTTTATCGCAGTAGGGACTCCAGCCGCGGAAGACGGCAGTACCGATCTGAGATTCATCGAGGCTGTGGCGCGGGAAATCGGTCAGTGCATCGACGGCTACAAAGTCATCGTTACCAAGAGCACCGTTCCCGTCGGCACCGCGAAGAAGGTGCGGAATTGGATCCAGGACGAACTCGACGCCAAGGGGAGTAACGCCAATTTCAGTGTCGCATCAAACCCCGAGTTCTTGCGCGAGGGAGCGGCGATCAGCGACTTCATGCGACCTGATCGGGTGGTGATCGGAACCGACGAAGGAGATGAGCAGGCGTTGGCGATCATTCGGGATCTCTACCGTCCTCTGTTCATCAACGAAACGCCCTTCGTCATCTCGAACGTGGCGACAGCCGAGCTGGCAAAATACGCCGCGAACGCATTTCTCGCGACCAAGATTTCATTCATCAACGAAATCTCGATCCTCTGCGAACGAGTTGGCGGAGACGTCCAGGGTGTTGCTCGTGCAATGGGTCTCGACAAGCGCATCGGCTCAAAATTTCTTCATGCGGGACCCGGCTACGGCGGGTCGTGCTTTCCCAAAGACACTCTCTCCGCGGCCCATTTTGCCCGCGACCTGGGAATGAACTTCGAGATCGTCGAGGCGGCAATTCGAGCCAATGATCGACAACGCGATCATGCGACGCAGAAGGTGCGCCAAGTGCTGGGCGAGAATTGTGCGGGCAAATCCATCGCGCTCCTCGGACTTTCGTTCAAGCCCGAAACCGACGATGTGCGCGATTCCCCGGCAATCTACATCGCCCGCAGCCTGATCAACGAGGGTGTGGTAGTTCGCGCCTTCGACCCCCAGGCGATGGTGGAAGCCGGTAAGGCGCTTCCCGAACTCGTATTGTGCAAGGACGCCTACGAAGCCTGCCAGGGCGCCGACGCGCTGGTGATCGTGACCGAGTGGAATCAATTTCGCATGCTCGATCTCACGCGCATCAAGAGTCTGCTCAACAAACCCAACATGGTGGATCTGCGCAATATTTATCGCGCCGACGCGATGCAAGCCGAAGGGTTCAACTACGTGAGCGTCGGGAGATGA
- a CDS encoding NTP transferase domain-containing protein — MPPLHVVVLAGGAGERFWPASRAHYPKPLLKVIGGKSLLAATLDRARAIADKDRIWIVCGHEHAKKIRKASGLPANRVLVEPRRRNTAMAAAWAAQRIAAEDPHGVLVILPADHHVPDRRAFAAAIRKSARAAHAAEVLVTLGVRPTRPDTGYGYIRVGPRAGKAYAGLHRVAKFVEKPGAATAKRYCAGGKYLWNAGVFIWQAKTFLEQVAECAPDLHRALAPLRRHPKGRNRQAVAVAYEKAPSLSVDVAILERSQRVWTLPVSFSWSDVGTWESLASELGVGEKSKRDRNGNRIIAGQLLAFDAEANLVWGGDRPIALLGVENLAVVDTGDVIFVTKLERAGDVKRIVATLKARGREDLI; from the coding sequence GTGCCCCCTCTGCACGTTGTCGTGCTGGCGGGGGGTGCAGGTGAAAGATTCTGGCCGGCGTCTCGCGCGCACTACCCGAAGCCGTTACTCAAAGTAATTGGCGGCAAGAGCCTGCTGGCGGCAACCCTCGATCGCGCCCGGGCAATCGCCGACAAAGATCGCATTTGGATCGTGTGCGGGCACGAGCACGCCAAGAAGATTCGAAAGGCATCTGGACTGCCTGCGAATCGTGTCCTGGTCGAACCCCGTCGGCGCAACACGGCGATGGCGGCAGCCTGGGCGGCGCAGCGCATCGCTGCGGAGGACCCGCACGGCGTGCTCGTCATCTTGCCCGCCGATCACCACGTTCCCGATCGGCGCGCGTTCGCGGCGGCAATTCGCAAATCCGCCCGCGCGGCCCACGCTGCCGAGGTTCTCGTGACGCTCGGAGTGCGGCCCACGCGGCCAGACACGGGATATGGCTACATCCGGGTAGGTCCCCGGGCGGGCAAGGCCTATGCGGGGCTGCATCGCGTCGCGAAGTTTGTCGAAAAGCCCGGCGCCGCCACTGCCAAGCGGTACTGCGCCGGGGGGAAGTATCTGTGGAATGCGGGTGTGTTCATCTGGCAAGCGAAGACGTTTCTCGAGCAGGTTGCCGAATGTGCGCCCGATCTACACAGGGCTCTCGCGCCGCTGCGCCGACACCCCAAGGGTCGCAACCGGCAGGCCGTCGCCGTGGCGTATGAGAAGGCGCCGTCACTGTCCGTGGATGTCGCGATCCTCGAGCGCAGCCAGCGGGTCTGGACATTGCCCGTCAGCTTCTCCTGGAGTGACGTGGGGACGTGGGAGTCGCTCGCCAGTGAACTCGGCGTCGGGGAAAAGTCGAAACGGGATCGAAACGGCAATCGGATCATTGCCGGTCAGTTGCTGGCGTTTGATGCCGAAGCGAACCTCGTCTGGGGTGGAGACAGGCCCATCGCATTATTGGGTGTAGAAAATCTTGCTGTGGTCGATACAGGAGATG